The following coding sequences are from one Microbulbifer sp. TB1203 window:
- a CDS encoding Ku protein, which translates to MPSQSKRKSKDKKSKNKAERKEKKHFHPSGPHSLWSGTITFGLVSLPVNLYPANRPKPVSLRMVDRDGTPLTRCYFCEKEERALDNDELVRGYEIEKNEFVVIEDRELESLAPEKSQEIDLKRFVGLDEIDPMYFERAYLMTPDRGATKAYRLLAESMEASGRAGIATFVMRGKEYLVAIIAEKGILRAETLRFAEEIRSPEEIGLPGERAPDKRRVKAMEKAIAALSRETFEREALQDLQSQRIIERAEEKLARGQDVVELDEEAPEAELERGGEVIDLMQVLKQGLAEGRPPGEPGRGRRAPSKAGGKGNGKSARRGKGRRTELKQLSRDELYERAQKLDVPGRSRMNKAELVEAIATRR; encoded by the coding sequence GTGCCTAGCCAGAGCAAGCGCAAGTCGAAGGACAAGAAGTCGAAAAACAAGGCAGAGCGCAAAGAGAAAAAGCACTTCCACCCCAGCGGCCCTCACTCATTGTGGTCGGGCACCATCACTTTTGGCCTGGTCAGCCTGCCGGTGAACCTCTACCCGGCCAACCGCCCCAAGCCGGTGTCGCTGCGCATGGTCGACCGCGACGGCACACCGCTCACGCGGTGCTATTTCTGCGAGAAGGAAGAGCGTGCGTTGGACAACGACGAACTGGTGCGCGGCTACGAGATCGAGAAGAACGAATTCGTGGTGATCGAGGATCGTGAACTCGAATCGCTGGCTCCCGAGAAATCCCAGGAGATCGACCTCAAGCGCTTCGTCGGCCTCGACGAGATCGACCCCATGTACTTCGAGCGGGCCTACCTGATGACCCCCGATAGGGGGGCCACCAAGGCTTACCGCCTGCTGGCCGAGAGTATGGAGGCATCCGGGCGTGCCGGCATCGCCACCTTCGTTATGCGCGGCAAGGAGTACCTGGTGGCGATCATCGCCGAGAAGGGCATCCTGCGCGCCGAGACCCTGCGCTTCGCCGAAGAGATACGCTCGCCGGAGGAGATCGGCCTGCCCGGGGAGCGGGCTCCCGATAAGCGGCGCGTGAAGGCCATGGAGAAAGCCATCGCCGCGCTCAGCCGCGAGACGTTCGAGCGCGAGGCGCTACAGGACCTGCAGAGCCAGCGCATCATCGAGCGCGCCGAGGAGAAACTGGCACGGGGCCAGGATGTGGTCGAGCTGGACGAAGAGGCGCCGGAAGCCGAACTGGAGCGGGGCGGCGAGGTGATCGACCTGATGCAGGTGCTCAAACAGGGCCTCGCCGAGGGGCGCCCGCCCGGAGAGCCGGGCCGGGGCCGTCGCGCGCCCTCAAAGGCCGGCGGAAAGGGTAACGGCAAGTCGGCCCGGCGGGGAAAGGGCCGCCGCACGGAGTTGAAACAACTCTCGCGAGACGAGCTGTATGAGCGCGCCCAGAAGCTCGACGTCCCCGGCCGCAGCCGGATGAACAAGGCCGAACTGGTGGAGGCAATCGCCACCCGGCGCTGA
- a CDS encoding Ku protein produces MAARAIWKGVIRFGEVKVPVKLYSAVQDRSVHFRLLHAKDHSPVKQAMVNPETDEIVPYAETRRAYRIDEGSLVMFDQEELDALEPESERDIEVIRFMPQEAIDHRWYDRPYYLGPDGSESAYFALAEALEHSGREGLARWVMRKKSYVGALRLHRGVPILMSLRHEEQVVPMDALEPPKGKALDARELDMARQLIGMLEAEFEPEEYHDEYRARVLELIEAKRQGKSVKVTPFRRPEPSEDLSKALEASLKKERKRA; encoded by the coding sequence ATGGCCGCAAGGGCGATATGGAAGGGCGTGATTCGTTTCGGCGAGGTGAAAGTGCCCGTCAAACTCTACTCCGCGGTGCAGGACCGCAGCGTGCACTTTCGGCTGTTGCACGCCAAGGATCACTCGCCGGTGAAGCAGGCCATGGTCAACCCCGAAACCGACGAGATAGTTCCCTACGCAGAGACCCGCCGCGCCTACCGCATTGACGAGGGCAGCCTGGTGATGTTCGACCAGGAGGAGCTAGATGCGCTGGAACCGGAGTCGGAGCGCGATATCGAAGTCATCCGTTTTATGCCGCAGGAGGCGATCGACCACCGCTGGTACGACCGCCCCTACTACCTGGGCCCGGATGGCAGTGAATCGGCCTATTTCGCCCTGGCCGAGGCACTCGAGCACAGCGGCCGGGAGGGCCTGGCGCGCTGGGTCATGCGCAAGAAATCCTATGTCGGCGCCCTGCGCCTGCATCGCGGCGTGCCCATACTGATGTCGCTGCGCCACGAGGAGCAGGTGGTGCCGATGGACGCCCTGGAGCCCCCAAAGGGCAAAGCGCTCGATGCCAGGGAGCTCGACATGGCCCGCCAGCTTATCGGCATGCTGGAGGCCGAGTTCGAGCCCGAGGAATATCACGACGAATACCGCGCCCGGGTGCTGGAGTTGATCGAGGCCAAGCGGCAGGGCAAGAGCGTCAAGGTCACCCCCTTCCGCCGCCCCGAGCCCTCCGAGGATCTGTCCAAGGCCCTCGAGGCCAGCCTGAAGAAGGAGCGAAAACGTGCCTAG
- the ligD gene encoding DNA ligase D, producing the protein MERLGEYRRKRDFTRTREPTGEARSASSSGDLYVMHKHAASHDHFDLRLEQDGVLKSWALPKGPSLEPGEKRLAVEVEDHPLDYADFEGVIPKKAYGGGTVMLWDRGTWRVKGRPKKDRIDIELDGERLKGSWVLTRMTGKNQDRQGRNWLMIKRHDDKPRMDASLSVDEDISIASGRSMAQIAEDRDTTWTSGHAETSTSPAPPDPSELDGARRAKLPRGIKPQLATAACEVPFRGDWIYEIKLDGYRLLARLERGEVRLITRNGQDWTGRFPELAEALEVLPVDSALLDGEVVAMGRDGISRFGRLQEALSSGRTARLIYQVFDLPYLEGYDLAGVALLERKRTLETLLRAADMKGGIIRYSDHIEAKGAAFFERACQLGLEGIICKRADSHYQQRRSRDWVKVKCVSQQEEFVVGGYTDPGGARPGFGALLMGAYGGGELVYAGRVGTGFSQRLLERLSETLRALETEHSPFHGAVPDSRSVHWVRPELVIEAEFTERTRDGRPRHPVFRGLREDRNPREIRMTNSKELAAGNGETDERKPARRKAGVSRNGETALLGVRLTHPDRVLFPELGLTKLDLARFYDRIQDWVLPHLARRPLALLRCPEGRDGECFFQKHPRTAIPQRVPRVDVPGKEGSKEYLYVESAADLVGLVQAGALEIHPWGSRIDHLEQPDILVFDLDPHEGVAWREVLRVARTLRERVESLGLTPFLRTTGGKGLHLVVPLEPDADWDRAKAFARAIAEQHAREDPKRLTANLSKAKREGRVFIDYLRNGRGATAVASYTVRARKNAPVAVPIRWDELNPALRADRYNVGNLPRRLAALRRDPWAGFREAARPLDAGLLASVGVK; encoded by the coding sequence ATGGAGAGACTCGGGGAGTATCGCCGCAAGCGCGACTTCACACGCACCCGCGAACCCACCGGGGAAGCGCGCAGCGCCTCGAGTTCGGGGGACCTTTACGTCATGCACAAGCACGCTGCGAGCCACGATCACTTCGACCTGCGCCTGGAACAGGATGGCGTTCTCAAAAGCTGGGCACTGCCGAAGGGGCCGAGCCTGGAGCCCGGCGAGAAGCGCCTGGCGGTGGAGGTCGAGGACCACCCCCTCGACTATGCCGACTTCGAAGGCGTAATCCCCAAAAAGGCCTACGGCGGCGGCACCGTGATGCTCTGGGATCGCGGCACCTGGCGGGTCAAGGGGCGCCCGAAAAAGGATCGCATTGATATCGAGCTCGACGGCGAGCGGCTCAAGGGAAGCTGGGTTCTGACCCGCATGACCGGCAAGAACCAGGACAGGCAGGGGCGCAACTGGTTGATGATCAAGCGCCACGACGACAAGCCGCGCATGGATGCCTCGCTCAGCGTCGACGAAGACATCAGTATCGCCAGCGGGCGCAGCATGGCGCAGATCGCCGAGGACCGCGACACCACCTGGACCTCGGGCCATGCCGAGACTTCGACATCCCCCGCCCCGCCCGATCCTTCGGAACTCGACGGCGCCCGACGCGCAAAGCTGCCCCGCGGGATCAAGCCACAGCTGGCCACCGCGGCCTGCGAAGTCCCCTTCCGGGGCGACTGGATCTACGAGATAAAGCTCGACGGCTACCGCCTGCTGGCCCGCCTCGAGCGCGGCGAGGTCCGCCTGATCACCCGCAATGGCCAGGACTGGACCGGCCGTTTTCCCGAACTGGCCGAGGCCCTGGAGGTGCTTCCGGTGGATTCGGCGCTGCTCGATGGCGAGGTGGTGGCGATGGGCAGGGATGGCATCTCCCGCTTCGGCCGGCTGCAGGAGGCGCTCTCCAGCGGCCGCACCGCCCGTCTCATCTACCAGGTCTTCGACCTGCCCTATCTCGAGGGGTACGACCTCGCCGGCGTGGCACTGCTCGAACGCAAGCGCACCCTCGAGACGTTGCTCCGCGCCGCCGATATGAAGGGCGGCATCATTCGCTACTCCGACCATATCGAGGCAAAGGGGGCAGCCTTCTTCGAGCGCGCCTGCCAGCTGGGGCTCGAGGGCATCATCTGCAAGCGCGCCGACAGCCATTACCAACAGCGGCGCAGCCGCGACTGGGTCAAGGTCAAGTGTGTCAGCCAGCAGGAGGAGTTCGTGGTCGGCGGCTATACCGACCCCGGCGGTGCGCGCCCCGGCTTTGGCGCGCTGCTGATGGGCGCCTATGGCGGCGGGGAACTGGTCTACGCCGGGCGCGTCGGCACCGGCTTCAGCCAGCGCCTGCTGGAGCGCCTGAGCGAGACCCTGCGGGCGCTGGAAACCGAGCATTCGCCCTTTCACGGCGCCGTGCCGGACAGCCGCTCGGTGCACTGGGTGCGCCCCGAGCTGGTGATCGAGGCGGAGTTCACCGAGCGCACCCGGGACGGTCGCCCGCGCCACCCGGTGTTTCGCGGGCTGCGCGAGGACCGGAATCCCCGGGAAATACGCATGACCAACTCCAAGGAGTTGGCCGCCGGCAACGGGGAGACGGACGAGCGCAAACCCGCCCGACGCAAGGCCGGCGTCAGCCGCAATGGCGAGACGGCGCTGCTCGGCGTGCGCCTGACGCATCCCGACCGGGTGCTGTTTCCCGAACTGGGGCTGACCAAGCTCGACCTGGCGCGCTTCTACGACCGGATCCAGGACTGGGTCCTGCCGCACCTGGCCCGGCGGCCGCTGGCGCTGCTGCGCTGCCCCGAGGGCCGCGACGGGGAGTGCTTTTTCCAGAAGCATCCCCGCACCGCCATTCCCCAGCGGGTGCCGCGGGTCGATGTGCCCGGGAAGGAAGGCAGTAAGGAGTACCTCTACGTCGAGTCCGCCGCCGACCTGGTCGGCCTGGTCCAGGCCGGCGCGCTGGAGATACATCCCTGGGGCAGCCGCATCGATCATCTCGAGCAGCCCGACATTCTGGTGTTCGATCTCGATCCGCACGAGGGTGTCGCCTGGCGGGAGGTCCTGCGTGTCGCCAGGACCCTGCGCGAGCGCGTCGAATCGCTGGGGCTCACGCCGTTCCTGCGCACCACCGGCGGCAAGGGACTGCACTTGGTAGTGCCACTGGAACCCGACGCCGACTGGGATCGGGCCAAGGCCTTCGCCCGCGCCATCGCCGAACAGCACGCCAGGGAGGACCCCAAACGGCTGACGGCCAACCTGTCCAAGGCCAAGCGCGAGGGGCGCGTCTTTATCGACTACCTGCGCAACGGCCGCGGGGCGACGGCGGTGGCCTCCTACACGGTGCGCGCCCGCAAAAACGCCCCGGTGGCGGTGCCCATCCGCTGGGACGAACTCAACCCGGCGCTGCGCGCCGACCGCTACAACGTTGGGAACCTGCCCCGCCGGCTCGCGGCCCTGCGCCGGGACCCCTGGGCCGGCTTCAGGGAAGCGGCCCGCCCGCTCGACGCCGGGCTGCTCGCATCGGTAGGCGTGAAATGA
- a CDS encoding YheV family putative zinc ribbon protein, which yields MSDDNLSNNSLSNTSKKPVKKRFIAGAVCPRCGEMDRIVNYRQEGRNFRECVACGFEDEIRLQSAPRVPGTRVDNSETAKEIEVPVRIIQPPKK from the coding sequence ATGAGTGACGATAACTTGAGTAACAACAGCTTGAGTAACACCAGCAAAAAACCCGTGAAGAAGCGCTTTATCGCCGGGGCCGTGTGCCCCCGCTGCGGGGAGATGGACCGGATCGTCAACTACCGCCAAGAGGGCAGGAATTTCCGCGAGTGCGTGGCCTGCGGTTTCGAGGACGAAATCCGCCTACAGTCTGCGCCGCGGGTGCCGGGTACGCGGGTCGACAATAGTGAAACCGCGAAAGAGATCGAAGTTCCGGTAAGAATCATTCAACCACCCAAAAAATAA
- a CDS encoding M3 family metallopeptidase, protein MSNPLLNFPLLPSFDQLQPEQVEPAIAELIERCHAELESGLKNPGWDTTLAPLEEAQDRLNRAFSPVGHLNSVLSGPWRAPYEAALAKVTDYWTELGQNRDLYRVYQQLAETKEFTGWPQARRQAVKLGLRDFVLGGVGLEGGARERFAANSRRLAELGSRFANNVLDATNAWTYHTEDEAELAGLPQTALAAAAAAAQAKDLSGWLITLEGPSYLAVMTHADNRQLRERVYLAFVTRASETGPQGGQFDNSAVMEEILALRAEQAKLLGMSNYAELSLASKMAPDCEKVLEFLEDLAARARPAAEREFAELREFAAEKLHLEKTGLEELQPWDIAWTAEKLKQERYAVSQEELRPYFPYEKVLAGLFAVVEKLFGVTVEGDTSVATWHRDVQFFWLLRGGERIAGFYLDPFARENKRGGAWMNTVCVRRQGASGLQLPVAYLVCNFSPPAAGASSPAAGASAPAGGAPSLLTHYEVTTLFHEFGHGLHHMLTRVNVAAVSGINGVAWDAVELPSQFLENWCWQPEAIAMISGHHETGEPLPQALLDKMLAAKNFQSAMFTVRQLEFALFDFRLHCRDSGASAEEIQQLLNAVRAQVAVVPVAEENRFQHGFSHIFAGGYAAGYYSYKWAEVLSADAFSLFEEKGIFDRDTGDRFLHSILEQGGSRDALDLFTEFRGREPKIDALLHHSGIVECDETAHE, encoded by the coding sequence GCAGCCGGAGCAGGTGGAACCCGCTATCGCTGAATTGATTGAGCGCTGCCACGCCGAACTGGAGAGCGGGCTGAAGAACCCGGGCTGGGACACCACCCTGGCCCCGCTGGAGGAGGCCCAGGACAGGCTCAACCGGGCCTTTTCCCCGGTTGGCCACCTGAACAGCGTGCTCAGCGGCCCCTGGCGGGCGCCCTACGAGGCGGCGCTGGCCAAGGTCACCGATTACTGGACCGAACTGGGCCAGAACCGCGATCTCTACCGGGTCTACCAGCAGCTGGCCGAGACGAAGGAATTCACCGGCTGGCCCCAGGCGCGCCGGCAGGCGGTGAAGCTGGGCCTGCGGGATTTCGTGCTCGGCGGCGTGGGCCTGGAGGGCGGGGCGCGGGAGCGCTTCGCCGCCAACAGCCGCCGGCTGGCGGAGCTGGGCAGCCGCTTCGCCAACAATGTGCTGGATGCCACCAATGCCTGGACCTACCACACAGAGGACGAAGCGGAGCTGGCCGGGCTGCCGCAGACCGCGCTCGCGGCGGCCGCCGCCGCGGCGCAGGCGAAGGACCTGTCCGGCTGGCTGATCACCCTGGAGGGGCCCAGCTACCTGGCGGTGATGACCCACGCGGACAACCGCCAGCTGCGCGAGCGGGTGTACCTGGCGTTTGTCACCCGCGCCTCGGAGACCGGCCCCCAGGGCGGTCAGTTCGACAATTCCGCGGTGATGGAAGAGATACTGGCGCTGCGCGCCGAGCAGGCCAAATTGCTGGGCATGTCCAATTACGCCGAGCTTTCCCTGGCCAGCAAGATGGCACCGGACTGCGAAAAAGTACTGGAATTCCTCGAGGACCTGGCGGCGCGGGCCAGACCCGCCGCCGAGCGCGAGTTCGCCGAACTGCGGGAATTCGCCGCGGAAAAGCTACACCTCGAAAAAACAGGACTGGAAGAGCTGCAACCCTGGGATATCGCCTGGACCGCGGAGAAGCTCAAGCAGGAGCGCTATGCCGTCAGCCAGGAGGAGCTGCGCCCCTATTTCCCCTATGAAAAAGTGCTCGCCGGGCTCTTCGCGGTGGTGGAAAAACTGTTCGGCGTCACCGTGGAGGGGGACACCTCGGTGGCCACTTGGCACCGCGATGTGCAGTTCTTCTGGCTGCTGCGCGGCGGCGAGCGCATCGCCGGCTTTTATCTCGATCCCTTCGCTCGCGAGAACAAGCGCGGCGGTGCCTGGATGAATACCGTGTGCGTGCGCCGGCAGGGGGCTTCGGGCCTGCAATTGCCGGTGGCCTACTTGGTGTGCAACTTCTCTCCTCCCGCTGCAGGCGCCTCTTCACCCGCTGCGGGCGCTTCTGCTCCCGCTGGTGGCGCTCCATCGCTGCTGACCCACTACGAAGTCACCACCCTGTTCCACGAATTCGGCCACGGCCTGCATCATATGCTCACCCGGGTGAATGTGGCCGCGGTGTCCGGCATCAACGGCGTGGCCTGGGACGCGGTGGAGCTGCCCAGCCAGTTCCTGGAGAACTGGTGTTGGCAGCCCGAGGCCATCGCGATGATCTCCGGCCACCACGAGACCGGCGAGCCGCTGCCGCAAGCGCTGCTGGACAAAATGCTGGCGGCGAAGAATTTTCAGTCCGCCATGTTCACCGTGCGCCAACTGGAGTTCGCCCTATTCGATTTCCGCCTGCACTGCCGCGACAGCGGCGCCAGCGCAGAGGAAATCCAGCAACTGCTGAATGCCGTGCGCGCACAGGTGGCGGTGGTGCCGGTGGCGGAGGAGAACCGCTTCCAGCACGGCTTCAGCCATATCTTCGCCGGCGGTTATGCGGCTGGCTATTACAGCTACAAGTGGGCCGAGGTGCTGTCTGCGGACGCCTTCTCGCTGTTCGAGGAGAAGGGTATTTTCGATCGGGACACCGGCGACAGATTCCTGCACAGCATCCTCGAACAGGGCGGCAGTCGCGACGCACTGGACCTGTTCACAGAATTTCGCGGCCGCGAACCTAAAATAGACGCGCTGCTGCACCACAGCGGCATCGTAGAGTGCGACGAGACCGCCCATGAGTGA